A window of Pirellula sp. SH-Sr6A contains these coding sequences:
- a CDS encoding ABC transporter permease, which yields MKPYIAVLYDSFLESIRSRVLWMLLAAWTLLLAALFPLTISSTESYRIARRTFSSENSAKAIMDSLADASAGKGSKAARAIYAKLSEEFQTMLQQRKESDRKIAIGSLLEELNRLLTIEDLYDAEAWPTAERRKEIKELVEKPALSESERERLNRRLIDLAFPNRLSSSDGQATLITWANIPLGQPLPLSIDGLRPIIERTIFPLVMRVGLGIAAMLIAIIITSPMIPDMFQTGSLHLLLSKPISRSLLFLTKFTGGCIFVAVNIVYLLIGLYLFAGLRLEIWNTGILWCIPLFVFMFMVYYSVSSLVGLIWKNPIICVVVTAVFWAVCFGVGTIHFFFDVAINIQPQATRIYAMNDTVVMGNAQGRLLIWDAKESIWRTAYGEVDGQQLLGPVWLPEQKNLYFARINATPFGLGRTFDTKLEFARLPDVADANDKTFRSKPWADGRIDSGPELPSSPTQIIPWKDSLAVVTRDGLFAFDPTKSASEETQFPGLSSMFQAFGVNTNKAVSAFRPILKGTEFGKSFDLSVSPSFATICSISNGEVTIWKESEKEFELQSSFPLEGDKSLVSLIACNDQIAIVCPNGEVPILVDVARKEVAGKLDQLGRTSIKQMRVDAEGRFALLDQDGSVWIVSSDGKSLEKPRLTGQGAVLAIAFAPDNQLWVSHHVTQADRWDLNATRSTAAVRPSLTGLEMAFRYLIDPFYLLNPKPAAVNQTIEYMLVKPNNKALALSADDLNRPKEQLDPWQPIYSNTAFILVILGVSCWYLYRQDL from the coding sequence ATGAAACCCTATATTGCCGTTCTCTACGACAGCTTCTTAGAGTCCATTCGCTCTCGCGTCCTGTGGATGCTCCTGGCCGCTTGGACATTGCTCTTAGCTGCCCTCTTTCCGTTGACTATTTCGTCGACGGAGAGCTATCGCATCGCGCGCCGTACCTTCTCGTCGGAGAATAGCGCCAAAGCCATTATGGACTCGCTCGCCGATGCGTCCGCGGGCAAAGGTTCAAAAGCAGCTCGGGCCATCTACGCGAAACTTAGCGAAGAATTCCAAACCATGCTCCAACAGCGCAAAGAGAGCGATCGCAAGATCGCAATCGGATCGCTGCTGGAAGAACTCAATCGATTGCTCACCATCGAAGACCTCTACGACGCAGAAGCTTGGCCCACCGCCGAACGACGCAAAGAGATCAAGGAATTGGTGGAGAAACCCGCCCTCAGCGAAAGCGAACGAGAACGGCTCAATCGCCGACTCATCGATCTCGCGTTTCCGAACCGACTCAGCTCGTCGGACGGCCAAGCCACTTTGATCACTTGGGCCAACATACCGCTCGGCCAACCTCTACCTCTGTCAATCGATGGGTTACGCCCCATCATCGAGAGAACCATATTCCCGTTGGTTATGCGAGTTGGGCTGGGAATCGCAGCGATGCTGATCGCAATCATCATCACCAGCCCCATGATCCCTGACATGTTTCAAACAGGCTCTCTCCATCTATTGCTCAGTAAACCCATCTCTCGGAGCCTCCTCTTTCTCACCAAGTTCACGGGCGGTTGTATCTTTGTCGCCGTCAATATCGTCTACCTCCTGATCGGTCTCTACTTATTTGCCGGCTTACGACTTGAGATTTGGAACACCGGAATACTCTGGTGCATCCCTTTGTTCGTTTTTATGTTTATGGTTTACTACTCGGTTTCGTCGCTCGTCGGACTGATCTGGAAAAACCCGATCATCTGCGTTGTCGTCACCGCCGTTTTCTGGGCGGTTTGCTTTGGTGTCGGGACGATCCATTTCTTCTTCGATGTGGCGATCAATATCCAACCCCAGGCCACTCGCATCTATGCGATGAACGACACGGTGGTGATGGGGAACGCCCAAGGACGGCTGCTTATTTGGGATGCAAAGGAATCGATCTGGCGCACGGCCTATGGTGAAGTCGACGGTCAGCAACTACTCGGTCCTGTATGGCTCCCCGAACAGAAGAATCTTTACTTCGCTCGGATCAATGCCACTCCCTTCGGCTTGGGCAGAACCTTCGATACGAAACTTGAATTCGCGAGACTCCCCGATGTGGCCGATGCCAACGATAAAACCTTTCGCTCGAAACCTTGGGCAGATGGCCGAATCGATAGCGGTCCCGAGCTCCCCAGCAGTCCCACGCAAATCATCCCTTGGAAAGATTCTCTCGCCGTCGTGACTCGAGATGGGCTTTTCGCCTTTGACCCAACCAAGAGCGCCAGTGAAGAAACGCAATTTCCGGGTTTGTCGTCCATGTTCCAAGCCTTCGGGGTAAACACAAACAAAGCCGTCTCAGCCTTCCGACCCATTTTGAAAGGGACAGAATTCGGGAAGTCATTCGATCTGTCGGTATCCCCCTCCTTTGCGACGATTTGTTCGATCAGCAATGGGGAAGTAACCATTTGGAAGGAGTCGGAAAAGGAATTTGAATTGCAAAGCTCCTTCCCACTCGAGGGCGACAAAAGCCTTGTCAGTTTGATCGCCTGCAACGACCAAATCGCCATCGTTTGCCCGAACGGCGAAGTTCCTATACTCGTCGATGTCGCCAGAAAGGAAGTCGCTGGCAAACTGGATCAACTCGGGCGAACGTCGATCAAACAGATGCGTGTCGACGCCGAGGGACGATTTGCGCTTTTGGACCAAGACGGATCGGTATGGATCGTTTCCTCCGATGGCAAGTCGCTGGAAAAGCCCCGACTAACCGGACAAGGTGCCGTGCTAGCCATCGCATTCGCACCAGACAATCAACTCTGGGTATCGCATCACGTCACGCAAGCGGATCGATGGGATTTGAACGCAACCCGCTCGACAGCCGCCGTTCGACCTTCATTAACCGGGCTCGAGATGGCCTTCCGTTATCTGATTGATCCTTTTTACCTGCTCAATCCGAAACCCGCTGCAGTCAATCAAACCATCGAGTACATGTTGGTCAAACCCAATAACAAGGCACTGGCGCTAAGTGCCGATGATTTGAATCGGCCCAAGGAACAATTGGATCCTTGGCAGCCGATCTACAGTAACACCGCATTCATCCTCGTCATCCTCGGAGTCAGCTGCTGGTATCTTTATCGACAAGACCTCTAG
- a CDS encoding J domain-containing protein: MAADDVHWDRLPNDPTGFFDLPNGFDRKDLKRSYGRLIRIYKPETHPAEFQRIREAYESLETELRYGVTRELEREKSSAWEIEKQPSTGDQTHPTHATNQLDVPPPPVAPNVEVEPEAYYKHLIRSQTKSPRDYFELAILSDLLDREDPQRFLKWLLTGLKQYPTDPGLLRLVREHLTTDVDTDSAFSILVTLSKIVPPNAFFPTSEPLWERIYREVPFAKVSRWLEACESNFQQRLTIHHLIFYIHSLKRLAWTANWDWIQEKWQWIQSHGSEIPNGFDQDLEFLELLLDYIQIDREKIGENSIRQWIDDMLRAYCMDPWIVAAGKIAEAQDEIARSNQRFMETFPALNSKDDYRVLLLTQMAAWDAMDQLNLSLSDQTSPSLMRQADLAVAELRKEYELLERSLTRMENQKVVLPFYGVMLVPLLLAWGIGGNGTFAMLSIFWILGISLCYITFFKRRVVKPWVEKKAREMCFDAYEKMFRPRLFMYIQGSRVTPSAAAECLKESAHQTGSGNVIDVIFTYAAGDMGLRGYHVAQCFLH; this comes from the coding sequence ATGGCTGCGGACGACGTGCATTGGGACCGATTGCCAAACGACCCAACAGGCTTTTTTGACCTGCCCAACGGCTTCGACCGCAAAGATCTTAAACGCTCGTACGGCCGCCTGATTCGCATCTATAAACCGGAGACACACCCGGCAGAATTTCAGCGAATTCGCGAAGCGTACGAAAGTCTGGAAACAGAGCTTCGATACGGTGTGACTCGCGAGCTCGAACGAGAAAAAAGTTCTGCATGGGAAATTGAAAAGCAACCTTCGACAGGAGACCAGACACACCCCACCCACGCGACAAACCAACTAGACGTCCCTCCGCCCCCCGTCGCTCCGAACGTTGAAGTAGAACCAGAAGCGTACTACAAACATCTCATCCGATCACAAACAAAATCCCCTCGAGACTACTTTGAGTTGGCCATTCTTTCCGACCTCCTCGATCGGGAAGACCCACAACGTTTCTTGAAGTGGTTGCTGACGGGACTCAAGCAATATCCCACGGACCCCGGATTGCTTCGACTGGTACGAGAACATTTGACGACCGACGTGGACACCGATTCTGCATTCTCCATTCTGGTGACTTTGAGCAAGATCGTTCCCCCCAACGCATTCTTCCCAACCAGCGAACCTCTCTGGGAGAGAATCTATCGCGAAGTCCCATTCGCCAAGGTATCGCGATGGCTCGAGGCATGTGAATCCAACTTCCAGCAGCGGCTGACCATCCATCATTTGATCTTCTACATCCACAGCCTCAAGCGACTGGCTTGGACGGCAAATTGGGACTGGATCCAGGAGAAGTGGCAATGGATCCAGTCTCACGGAAGCGAGATCCCAAACGGTTTCGATCAGGACCTAGAGTTCTTGGAATTGCTTCTCGACTACATCCAGATTGACAGGGAAAAGATCGGAGAGAATTCGATCCGGCAGTGGATCGACGACATGCTTCGAGCCTATTGCATGGATCCCTGGATCGTCGCGGCGGGAAAGATCGCGGAGGCGCAAGATGAGATCGCTCGCAGCAACCAACGCTTCATGGAAACATTTCCAGCTTTGAATTCCAAGGATGATTATCGTGTACTGCTTCTCACGCAAATGGCGGCTTGGGACGCGATGGATCAACTCAATTTATCTCTATCCGACCAAACATCTCCGTCGCTCATGAGGCAAGCGGACTTGGCCGTCGCCGAGCTTCGCAAAGAATACGAACTGCTCGAACGGAGCCTTACTCGGATGGAAAACCAGAAGGTTGTACTCCCATTTTATGGCGTCATGCTCGTCCCATTGCTCTTGGCTTGGGGGATCGGCGGCAACGGTACATTTGCCATGTTGAGCATCTTCTGGATTTTAGGCATCAGCCTGTGCTACATCACTTTCTTCAAACGACGCGTTGTGAAGCCTTGGGTGGAAAAGAAAGCGAGAGAGATGTGCTTCGATGCGTACGAAAAAATGTTTCGTCCTCGTCTTTTCATGTATATCCAAGGCAGT
- a CDS encoding Hsp70 family protein, whose protein sequence is MSNVIGIDLGTTHSLCAVFRESGPVLIPNSHGGYLTPSVVGMLESGEIVVGSAAKELRVTHPERTASCFKRYMGSDRKIQVGPKTFQPYELSSLVLKSLVADAENFLGEEVTEAVITVPAYFHDHQRQATKIAGELAGLRVRRIINEPTAAALVYGFHARDQERQLCVIDLGGGTFDVTVMEVFEGTLEIRSTAGESMLGGEDFTDRIVSAVLHHEKLQLEIAELKQPLRVARLRVECEQAKRKLTAEEVVRIRLPDLDGSIPENPKEFRVDRQTFARLSETLMKRISTPIDRALRDASLSPGEIDDVLLVGGATRMPVLQDYVRSYFGKPAIMEHNPDEVVALGAAIQAALIENDAAVNDLVMTDVCPFTLGVEIAKEFGGQTTAGYFYPILHRNSTIPISREEVFYTVSPNQKQVEVRVYQGDARKIVDNIALGSLSVKDIAPGPVGQPIHIRFTYDLNGLLEVEAYSAGGKKHRTVLTNHVHGLNEDQIRDAVERLQALKIYPRENLEYQKLARFCERMLGEINRDERKQLDRALDYFEEAMASCDKEECERAERVVRTVLEELGIEYFENDDE, encoded by the coding sequence ATGTCGAACGTTATTGGAATCGACCTAGGTACGACCCATTCCCTGTGCGCGGTTTTTCGAGAGTCCGGCCCCGTTCTTATCCCCAATTCGCACGGTGGATACCTCACCCCCTCGGTCGTCGGGATGTTGGAATCGGGGGAGATCGTCGTCGGGAGCGCGGCAAAGGAGTTGCGTGTTACCCACCCCGAACGAACCGCCTCCTGCTTCAAACGCTACATGGGCTCCGACCGAAAGATTCAGGTTGGGCCAAAAACCTTTCAACCCTACGAGCTCAGCAGTCTTGTACTGAAATCGCTGGTAGCCGACGCAGAGAACTTCCTGGGTGAAGAGGTCACCGAAGCGGTCATTACCGTTCCAGCCTATTTCCATGACCACCAACGGCAGGCGACCAAAATCGCAGGCGAGCTTGCCGGCCTGCGCGTGCGGAGGATCATCAATGAACCGACGGCAGCAGCGCTGGTGTATGGATTTCATGCCCGTGACCAAGAACGCCAGCTATGTGTGATCGATCTCGGCGGCGGTACGTTTGATGTGACTGTCATGGAGGTCTTCGAAGGGACTTTGGAGATTCGCTCCACCGCCGGGGAAAGCATGCTCGGTGGCGAAGACTTCACCGACCGCATCGTCTCAGCCGTCCTCCATCACGAGAAACTTCAACTCGAGATTGCAGAACTAAAACAACCCCTCCGCGTCGCTCGTCTGCGCGTGGAATGCGAACAGGCCAAACGAAAACTCACCGCCGAGGAAGTCGTTCGGATTCGATTGCCCGACCTCGATGGGTCCATCCCGGAGAATCCAAAGGAGTTCCGAGTCGATCGACAAACGTTCGCGCGTTTGAGCGAAACCCTGATGAAGAGGATCTCGACTCCGATCGATCGAGCGCTGCGCGATGCCAGTCTTTCACCCGGAGAAATTGATGACGTCCTGCTTGTCGGTGGAGCAACCCGAATGCCTGTTTTGCAGGACTATGTCCGATCCTATTTCGGCAAGCCGGCGATCATGGAACACAACCCCGATGAAGTCGTCGCGCTCGGAGCCGCCATCCAAGCAGCCTTAATCGAAAACGATGCTGCAGTAAACGATCTCGTGATGACGGATGTATGCCCCTTCACACTCGGCGTCGAAATCGCAAAAGAGTTCGGAGGCCAAACCACTGCAGGCTACTTTTATCCCATCTTGCATCGCAACAGCACGATCCCTATTTCCCGTGAGGAAGTCTTCTACACCGTTTCACCGAATCAGAAGCAAGTCGAGGTTAGGGTATACCAAGGGGACGCCAGAAAGATCGTTGACAATATTGCATTGGGCTCGCTTTCGGTGAAGGACATCGCTCCAGGACCAGTTGGGCAACCGATTCACATTCGGTTCACCTACGACTTAAATGGCCTGCTCGAAGTGGAGGCCTACTCGGCGGGCGGTAAAAAACATCGCACTGTTTTGACCAACCATGTCCACGGCCTCAATGAAGATCAAATACGCGATGCCGTCGAGCGACTTCAAGCCCTGAAGATCTACCCTCGCGAGAATTTGGAATATCAAAAACTCGCTCGGTTCTGCGAGCGTATGCTGGGGGAAATCAATCGAGATGAACGAAAACAGCTTGATCGTGCACTGGACTATTTCGAGGAAGCGATGGCGTCGTGTGACAAAGAAGAATGCGAAAGAGCCGAGAGGGTGGTGCGAACGGTCCTCGAGGAACTGGGTATTGAATACTTCGAGAACGACGACGAGTAG